Proteins from a genomic interval of Sander vitreus isolate 19-12246 chromosome 6, sanVit1, whole genome shotgun sequence:
- the LOC144519768 gene encoding serum paraoxonase/arylesterase 2-like encodes MAVMKKVIVAAVVAAIAAFIGHRFLQLKEMTLTSRDVPVKHLNCHYLKNIEYGAEDITILRDGLTFLSTGLKYPGMPSFSDEPGKMYILDLLHPKPTPIELQIKGELDLSSFNPHGISVYIDEADDSVYLFVVNHPHHKSQVEIFHFVEENTLVHLKTITHPLLHSVNDIVAIGVESFYATNDHSFPNEVLHFLTVLLGLPWCDVVYYSPKEVRVAADGFMSANGINISPDKRYIYISDTLDHAIDVYERQEGEQLVHLKSVAVGSLCDNIEVDHRTGDIWLGCHPNGMKLSMYDPEDPPGSEVIRIKNIHSEQPVVSQEYADNGHVLIASTVAAPYEGKLLIGTVFHKAMCCDLK; translated from the exons ATGGCTGTCATGAAGAAAGTaattgttgctgctgttgttgctgctatTGCAGCTTTCATTGGACACCGATTTCTTCAACTAAA GGAAATGACCCTCACGTCCAGAGATGTGCCTGTGAAACACCTCAACTGTCATTATTTAAAGAATATTG AATATGGGGCAGAGGATATCACAATACTAAGAGATGGACTGACCTTTCTAAGCACA GGGTTGAAGTATCCTGGAATGCCTTCATTCTCTGATGAACCAgggaaaatgtacattttggatCTGCTGCACCCGAAGCCAACTCCAATAGAGTTGCAAATCAAAGGAGAGCTCGACCTCAGCTCTTTCAACCCACACGGCATTAGTGTATACATCGATGAAGCAG ATGACTCTGTGTACCTGTTTGTTGTCAATCACCCGCACCACAAAAGCCAAGTGGAGATCTTTCATTTTGTTGAGGAGAACACACTTGTGCACCTAAAAACTATTACCCACCCCCTACTCCACag TGTCAATGACATTGTTGCAATCGGAGTAGAGAGCTTCTACGCCACGAATGATCACTCCTTTCCCAATGAAGTGCTCCACTTTCTGACTGTCCTCCTGGGTCTCCCCTGGTGTGATGTGGTGTACTACAGTCCAAAGGAAGTGAGGGTGGCAGCAGATGGCTTTATGTCTGCAAATGGCATCAACATATCGCCTGACAAACG gtatatttatatttcagacACCCTTGACCATGCGATTGACGTTTATGAAAGACAAGAAGGGGAACAATTAGTGCATCTTAAG TCTGTAGCTGTTGGCTCACTCTGTGATAACATTGAAGTGGACCACAGGACAGGTGACATATGGCTTGGTTGTCATCCAAATGGCATGAAGCTTTCAATGTATGATCCTGAAGATCCACCCGGCTCCGAg GTCATCCGGATCAAGAACATTCATTCAGAGCAGCCGGTGGTGAGTCAGGAGTACGCTGATAACGGCCATGTGCTCATAGCCTCCACTGTAGCAGCTCCCTATGAGGGAAAGTTGCTAATTGGCACTGTTTTCCACAAAGCCATGTGTTGTGATTTGAAATAA
- the LOC144519770 gene encoding serum paraoxonase/arylesterase 2-like produces the protein MGKVAFISLVIAALSALLGERIVNLRKTTLASRELVQNHLPNCVALKNLDYGSEDITILGNGLAFISTGLKYPGLPSSDVPGKIFSLDMEDPRMKPVELRMPRNFDLESFNPHGISVFTDLRDDAIYLFVVNHPQHKSQVELFQYVEDDHSLLHLKTIKHDLLHSVNDIVAVGVESFYATNDHYFTHELLKSLVEPFLSQPWANVVYYSPKEVKVVSEGYYFANGINISPDKRHIYVVDLFDHNVHVLERKEDNGLVTVKSVAVGSLCDNVEVEPETGDLWLGCHPNAWKLFMFDAKDPPGSEIIQIQNIHSDQPVVTQVYADDGHVLLGSSVAATYGGKLLIGTVFHKALCCDLK, from the exons ATGGGAAAGGTGGCTTTCATCTCGCTTGTAATAGCTGCCCTATCGGCGCTGCTCGGAGAGAGGATTGTCAacttaag GAAAACGACCCTCGCCTCTAGGGAGCTGGTGCAGAATCACCTCCCCAACTGTGTTGCGCTGAAAAATCTGG ATTATGGCTCAGAGGATATAACGATCCTTGGAAACGGGCTTGCCTTTATCAGCACT GGTCTGAAGTATCCTGGACTACCATCCTCAGATGTGCCAGGCAAGATCTTCTCCCTTGATATGGAAGATCCTCGGATGAAACCAGTGGAGCTGCGCATGCCAAGAAACTTTGATCTGGAATCATTCAACCCTCATGGCATCAGTGTATTCACCGATCTAAGAG ATGACGCAATATACCTGTTTGTCGTCAATCATCCTCAACACAAAAGCCAAGTAGAGCTGTTCCAATATGTTGAGGACGACCACTCACTGCTGCATCTGAAAACCATAAAACATGACCTTCTCCACAG TGTAAACGATATTGTGGCAGTGGGAGTGGAGAGCTTCTATGCAACCAATGATCACTACTTTACCCATGAACTCCTTAAAAGTTTGGTGGAGCCTTTTCTGTCTCAGCCTTGGGCTAATGTTGTGTACTACAGTCCTAAGGAAGTAAAAGTGGTCTCTGAGGGATATTACTTTGCAAATGGAATTAATATCTCACCAGACAAAAG ACATATATATGTGGTAGATTTATTTGACCACAATGTGCATGTGCTGGAGCGGAAAGAAGACAATGGGTTGGTCACTGTGAAG TCTGTGGCTGTGGGTTCACTCTGTGACAATGTGGAAGTGGAACCTGAAACTGGTGACCTGTGGTTAGGCTGTCACCCCAATGCATGGAAACTTTTTATGTTTGATGCCAAGGACCCGCCTGGATCAGAG ATCATCCAAATCCAGAACATTCATTCTGATCAGCCAGTGGTGACTCAGGTGTACGCTGACGATGGCCACGTGCTCCTTGGCTCCTCTGTAGCAGCTACCTATGGGGGAAAGTTGCTCATTGGCACTGTGTTCCATAAAGCTCTGTGCTGTGATTTGAAGTAG
- the LOC144519773 gene encoding casein kinase II subunit alpha-like: MSGPVPSRSRVYPDVNTQRPREYWDYESHVVEWGNQDDYQLVRKLGRGKYSEVFEAINITNNEKVVVKILKPVKKKKIKREIKILENLRGGPNIISLLDIVKDPVSRTPALVFEHVNNTDFKQLYQTLSDFDIRFYMYEILKALDYCHSMGIMHRDVKPHNVMIDHEHRKLRLIDWGLAEFYHPNQEYNVRVASRYFKGPELLVDYQMYDYSLDMWSLGCMLASMIFRKEPFFHGHDNYDQLVRIAKVLGTEDLYDYIDKYNIELDPRFNDILGRHSRKRWERFVHSENQHLVSTEALDFLDKLLRYDHQARLTAREAMDHPYFYPIVKDQGRGATPGGMAASSTPVSSSSMMAGITSMSSSQPLANIAGSPVISAPNTLATQVPAATGAQP; the protein is encoded by the exons ATGTCTGGCCCTGTCCCAAGCCGCTCTCGAGTTTACCCTGatgtaaacacacagagaccTCGGGAATATTGGGACTATGAGTCCCATGTTGTTGAATGGGG gaaCCAAGACGACTATCAGCTAGTCAGAAAACTAGGGAGAGGCAAATATAGTGAAGTGTTTGAAGCCATAAACATCACAAACAATGAAAAAGTGGTCGTCAAAATACTGAAG CCggtcaagaaaaagaaaatcaagagAGAAATCAAGATCCTAGAGAATCTGAGGGGTGGCCCAAATATCATCTCACTGTTAGATATCGTCAAGGATCCTGTG TCCCGAACCCCTGCTCTGGTCTTTGAACATGTGAACAACACAGATTTCAAG CAATTGTATCAAACCCTATCTGACTTTGACATACGGTTCTACATGTACGAAATCTTAAAG GCTCTGGATTACTGCCACAGTATGGGGATTATGCACAGAGATGTCAAGCCACACAATGTAATGATTGATCATGAACACAGAAAG CTCCGCCTAATCGATTGGGGTTTGGCAGAATTCTACCACCCAAACCAGGAATACAATGTGAGAGTGGCATCCAGGTACTTCAAAGGACCTGAACTGCTGGTAGACTACCAG ATGTATGACTACAGCTTGGACATGTGGAGTTTGGGTTGCATGCTCGCCAGCATGATCTTCAGAAAGGAGCCTTTCTTTCACGGTCATGACAACTATGATCAG CTTGTGCGAATTGCAAAAGTACTCGGCACCGAGGACCTGTACGACTACATTGACAAGTACAACATTGAATTGGATCCACGGTTCAACGACATTCTCGGAAG ACACTCCCGCAAAAGGTGGGAGAGGTTTGTGCACAGCGAGAACCAGCACCTGGTCAGCACAGAGGCTCTAGACTTCTTGGACAAACTGCTGCGCTATGACCATCAAGCCCGCCTCACGGCCAGAGAGGCCATGGATCACCCCTACTTCT ATCCCATCGTTAAAGATCAGGGAAGAGGGGCGACTCCGGGAGGGATGGCTGCCAGCTCCACACCAGTCAGCTCCTCAAGTATGATGGCCG GCATCACCTCAATGTCCTCCTCACAGCCACTGGCTAACATTGCTGGATCACCTGTCATCTCTGCTCCCAACACCCTGGCCACACAAGTCCCTGCAGCCACCGGGGCTCAACCCTGA
- the LOC144519009 gene encoding uncharacterized protein LOC144519009, which produces MSEAKSTESIDTNRCTDAFKGLDSDEIMIPKVVEKDKAPLRRKTNMRLMDMSSRLVQDQGSTEHGGPHGAHQASQERTDLNSEEGVTVDAQKAEDLSGKQVISLSQDQVTK; this is translated from the exons ATGTCAGAGGCAAAATCTACCGAGAGTATTGACACAAATAGATGTACAG ATGCATTCAAAGGCCTTGACAGTGATGAGATCATGATTCCTAAAGTTGTGGAGAAAGATAAGGCACCATTAAGGAGGAAAACCAACATGAGGCTGATGGATATGAGCAGCAGGCTGGTTCAGGACCAGGGGAGCACGGAGCACGGTGGGCCGCACGGGGCACATCAAGCAAGCCAAGAGCGGACTGATCTTAACAGTGAGGAAGGAGTGACGGTGGATGCTCAGAAGGCTGAAGATTTGTCAGGGAAACAAGTTATCAGTTTGAGTCAAGACCAAGTGACTAAGTGA
- the tyrobp gene encoding TYRO protein tyrosine kinase-binding protein isoform X1: MGATTKPFEREQKDQWPSTSLLFPPLPKTNTKKMSDALCIVGSLFALCLSGSAEGQQDCGSCYLINMASVMGIIASDILLTIFITISVFCFASHHKRRREWDSRDGKRNLPSSVSKKMATEVTESPYQELHGVQSDVYSELRHFRK, encoded by the exons ATGGGTGCGACGACAAAGCCATTTGAAAGAGAACAGAAGGACCAGTGGCCCTCAACCTCTCTCTTATTTCCTCCTTTGCCAAAAACTAACACAAAGAAGATGTCTGACGCTCTTTGTATTGTGGGTTCATTGTTTG CTCTCTGTCTTTCAGGGTCGGCAGAAGGACAGCAAG ACTGTGGTTCCTGCTACCTGATAAATATGGCGTCTGTCATGGGCATTATTGCCTCTGATATTCTCCTGACCATCTTCATCACTATTTCTGTGTTCTGCTTTGCAAGTCACCACAAGAGAAGGAGGGAATGGGATTCTCGTGATG GTAAAAGAAATCTGCCATCTTCAGTATCAAAGAAAATGGCAACAGAAGTCACAGAATCTCCCTATCAG GAGTTACATGGAGTCCAATCAGATGTGTACAGTGAGCTTCGGCACTTTAGGAAGTGA
- the tyrobp gene encoding TYRO protein tyrosine kinase-binding protein isoform X2, translating into MGATTKPFEREQKDQWPSTSLLFPPLPKTNTKKMSDALCIVGSLFGSAEGQQDCGSCYLINMASVMGIIASDILLTIFITISVFCFASHHKRRREWDSRDGKRNLPSSVSKKMATEVTESPYQELHGVQSDVYSELRHFRK; encoded by the exons ATGGGTGCGACGACAAAGCCATTTGAAAGAGAACAGAAGGACCAGTGGCCCTCAACCTCTCTCTTATTTCCTCCTTTGCCAAAAACTAACACAAAGAAGATGTCTGACGCTCTTTGTATTGTGGGTTCATTGTTTG GGTCGGCAGAAGGACAGCAAG ACTGTGGTTCCTGCTACCTGATAAATATGGCGTCTGTCATGGGCATTATTGCCTCTGATATTCTCCTGACCATCTTCATCACTATTTCTGTGTTCTGCTTTGCAAGTCACCACAAGAGAAGGAGGGAATGGGATTCTCGTGATG GTAAAAGAAATCTGCCATCTTCAGTATCAAAGAAAATGGCAACAGAAGTCACAGAATCTCCCTATCAG GAGTTACATGGAGTCCAATCAGATGTGTACAGTGAGCTTCGGCACTTTAGGAAGTGA
- the hcst gene encoding hematopoietic cell signal transducer has translation MAHNKFFIVFFLCNLAVALTESTVSCYRIEPGTIAGIICADVLLTLIIVIVTYRCASLRRQKIENANKVYMNVRANCKS, from the exons ATGGCACACAACAAATTCTTTATCGTATTTTTTCTGTGCA ACCTGGCTGTGGCGCTAACAG AGAGCACTGTGTCCTGCTACAGGATCGAGCCGGGGACAATAGCAGGCATCATCTGTGCAGATGTGCTGCTGACCCTTATCATTGTCATTGTCACCTACCGATGTGCCAGTTTAAGGCGTCAGAAGATAGAAAATG CTAACAAAGTGTATATGAATGTACGGGCCAACTGCAAGAGCTAA